The Thiomonas sp. FB-Cd genome includes a window with the following:
- a CDS encoding biopolymer transporter ExbD, with amino-acid sequence MSFGRFDRGADDTPMSDINMTPLIDVMLVLLVIFIITAPLLSGRIAVDLPKIDTAPAHQTPKSLSVSIQKDQKIFLGAQSVTLAQLTARFMEAAKASSDTELQIRADTAVPYGRVAHVMAAAQKAGLSRIGLMTHPANAASGATP; translated from the coding sequence ATGAGTTTCGGCCGATTCGATCGCGGGGCCGACGATACCCCGATGAGCGATATCAACATGACACCTCTGATCGACGTCATGCTTGTACTGCTTGTGATCTTCATCATTACCGCACCGCTTTTGAGCGGGCGCATTGCGGTTGATCTACCCAAGATCGATACCGCCCCGGCGCACCAAACACCCAAGAGTCTTTCGGTGTCCATTCAGAAAGACCAGAAAATCTTTCTGGGTGCGCAATCCGTCACGCTCGCCCAGCTTACGGCTCGCTTCATGGAAGCAGCCAAGGCCAGCAGCGATACGGAACTGCAAATCCGGGCCGACACTGCGGTTCCCTATGGGCGCGTCGCGCATGTGATGGCGGCAGCGCAAAAGGCAGGACTCTCCCGCATCGGCCTCATGACCCACCCCGCGAATGCGGCGTCAGGCGCAACGCCATGA
- the fur gene encoding ferric iron uptake transcriptional regulator, with amino-acid sequence MPVSNAQGLRSTGLKVTQPRLKILEIFQKSAMRHMTAEDVYRELLNDNSRDVGLATVYRVLTQFEQAGILSRTHFESGKAIFEINEGKHHDHLLCLDCGRVEEFVDPEIERRQKKIAAEHGFALQEHSLALYATCTREGCPHRPAQPSAFEGT; translated from the coding sequence ATGCCGGTTTCCAACGCTCAGGGTTTGCGCAGCACAGGGTTGAAGGTCACGCAGCCGCGCCTGAAAATTCTGGAAATTTTCCAGAAGAGCGCCATGCGCCACATGACGGCTGAAGATGTCTACCGTGAGTTGCTCAATGACAATTCGCGCGACGTTGGCTTGGCCACCGTGTACCGCGTGCTGACCCAGTTTGAGCAGGCGGGCATCCTGTCGCGCACGCATTTTGAGTCGGGCAAGGCCATTTTCGAGATCAATGAAGGAAAGCACCACGACCACCTGCTGTGCCTGGACTGCGGCCGCGTGGAAGAATTCGTGGATCCCGAAATCGAGCGCCGTCAGAAGAAGATCGCGGCCGAGCATGGTTTCGCATTGCAGGAGCACTCACTGGCGCTGTACGCGACGTGCACGCGCGAGGGCTGCCCCCACCGTCCGGCCCAGCCCAGTGCGTTCGAGGGGACCTAA
- a CDS encoding cytochrome c: MRLTAGCSVAVIAAALGLALTLPQARAAGEIGQASKVLVGANVAQGEMHYNQLKCAARHAERMMGSSTAMFTRPDRKVRSAAELLGFTQMCVSWLNHSLFPDEVRDIAAYLNEVYYHFN, encoded by the coding sequence ATGAGGTTGACAGCAGGCTGCTCGGTCGCTGTGATCGCAGCGGCGCTGGGCTTGGCTTTGACGCTGCCGCAGGCACGGGCGGCGGGCGAGATCGGCCAAGCGTCGAAAGTTCTTGTCGGCGCCAATGTGGCCCAGGGCGAAATGCACTATAACCAGCTCAAATGCGCGGCCCGCCATGCCGAACGCATGATGGGCTCGAGCACAGCGATGTTCACCCGCCCGGACCGCAAGGTGCGCAGCGCAGCGGAGCTGCTCGGATTCACGCAGATGTGTGTGAGCTGGCTCAACCACAGCCTGTTTCCTGATGAGGTGAGGGACATTGCCGCTTACCTCAACGAGGTTTATTACCACTTCAACTGA
- a CDS encoding outer membrane protein assembly factor BamE, with protein sequence MQVLRTCSARRATPSLHAWLLVVALPCALALGACSNLTQQRDLTNALKPYRIDVIQGNFVSKEMADELKPGMSKEQVRDILGTPLLQDIFHANRWEYVFSLRQGYHAPIVRRFTVFFDKDGKMIRTEGDPLPSENQFVAQISVLRESGSKPKVMTDAQLQAEIAAAQKKLNERKPEAMASAPEGPLIMVAPPSEISKLEALATPAGAAGAASAPAAPPARPHPDA encoded by the coding sequence ATGCAAGTCCTGCGTACCTGTTCCGCTCGCCGCGCAACGCCCTCCTTGCACGCGTGGCTGCTGGTCGTGGCGCTGCCATGCGCCCTCGCCCTGGGCGCATGTAGCAACCTCACCCAACAACGCGACCTCACCAATGCTCTAAAGCCCTATCGGATTGACGTGATCCAAGGCAATTTCGTGTCGAAGGAAATGGCCGACGAACTCAAGCCCGGGATGAGCAAGGAACAGGTGCGTGACATCCTCGGGACACCGCTGCTGCAGGATATCTTCCACGCCAACCGCTGGGAATACGTGTTCAGCCTGCGCCAGGGGTACCACGCGCCCATCGTGCGGCGCTTCACCGTGTTCTTTGACAAGGATGGCAAAATGATCCGCACCGAAGGCGATCCGCTGCCCTCTGAAAACCAATTTGTTGCCCAGATCAGCGTGCTGCGTGAAAGTGGCAGCAAACCCAAGGTCATGACGGATGCACAACTTCAGGCCGAGATCGCTGCCGCGCAAAAGAAGTTGAACGAGCGCAAGCCTGAAGCGATGGCTTCCGCACCCGAGGGTCCGTTAATCATGGTGGCTCCGCCGTCGGAAATCAGCAAGCTTGAGGCGCTGGCCACACCGGCGGGGGCCGCCGGCGCCGCCTCGGCGCCGGCGGCCCCGCCAGCACGGCCACACCCTGATGCATGA
- the hpf gene encoding ribosome hibernation-promoting factor, HPF/YfiA family, with translation MNLTISGHHVDVTPALRSYVESKLHRVARHFDQLISVNVLLSVEKQKEKERRQKAECNLQLKGKNIFAECQDQDLYAAIDELVDKLDRQVVEHKNRTRSHQAVPGKHLDLAS, from the coding sequence ATGAACCTGACCATCAGCGGCCACCATGTGGACGTCACCCCCGCCTTGCGCAGCTATGTCGAGTCCAAGCTGCACCGGGTGGCGCGCCATTTCGATCAGCTGATAAGCGTCAACGTGCTTCTCTCTGTGGAGAAACAAAAGGAAAAGGAGCGCCGCCAAAAGGCCGAATGCAATCTTCAATTAAAGGGCAAGAACATCTTTGCGGAATGCCAAGACCAGGACCTTTACGCCGCCATTGATGAACTGGTCGACAAGCTCGACCGCCAAGTCGTGGAGCACAAGAATCGCACGCGCTCCCACCAAGCTGTGCCGGGCAAGCATCTCGATCTTGCCTCTTGA
- the hprK gene encoding HPr(Ser) kinase/phosphatase, which translates to MKAATLSADSLFEANTALLKWKWLAGQSNPERRFDDAAVEGASSGADLVGYLNYIHPYRVQILGWREVHYLVHAEEADSSRRVRRVVGLEPPALVIADNQVPPEALVKAADDAAIPLFITEEPAAFVIDVLRAYLSKLFANRTTLHGVFMDILGLGVLITGESGLGKSELGLELISRGHGLVADDCVEFMRTSQITIEGHCPPLLQNLLEVRGIGILDIKTIFGETAVRRKLRLRLIVHLVRRDTQDQDFERLPTGNVRQDVLGVAIRKVLIPVEAGRNLAVLVEAAVRNTILQLRGIDTFKEFQDRQRLAMLEGDD; encoded by the coding sequence TTGAAAGCCGCCACCCTCTCCGCCGACAGCCTTTTCGAGGCTAACACCGCCCTGCTCAAATGGAAGTGGCTGGCCGGCCAGAGTAACCCTGAACGCCGGTTTGACGACGCCGCCGTGGAAGGCGCGAGCTCCGGCGCCGATCTCGTGGGCTACCTGAATTACATCCACCCGTACCGGGTGCAGATCCTCGGCTGGCGCGAGGTGCACTATCTCGTGCACGCCGAGGAAGCCGACAGCAGTCGCCGCGTGCGCCGCGTGGTCGGACTGGAACCGCCCGCGCTGGTCATCGCAGACAACCAGGTCCCACCCGAAGCTCTCGTGAAGGCCGCGGACGATGCGGCCATTCCGCTGTTCATCACGGAGGAGCCTGCCGCCTTCGTCATCGACGTGCTGCGCGCCTACCTGTCCAAGCTTTTTGCCAACCGCACCACGCTTCACGGTGTGTTCATGGACATCCTGGGCTTGGGCGTGCTCATCACCGGCGAGTCGGGACTTGGCAAGAGCGAACTGGGGCTGGAACTCATCTCGCGCGGTCATGGTTTGGTGGCCGACGACTGCGTGGAGTTCATGCGCACGTCACAAATCACCATTGAGGGACATTGCCCGCCACTGCTTCAAAATCTGCTCGAGGTGCGCGGCATCGGCATTCTCGACATCAAAACCATCTTCGGCGAAACTGCGGTGCGCCGCAAACTGCGCCTGCGGCTGATCGTGCATCTGGTGCGACGCGACACCCAGGATCAGGACTTCGAGCGCCTGCCCACGGGGAACGTGCGACAGGACGTGCTCGGTGTGGCCATTCGCAAGGTACTCATTCCCGTGGAGGCTGGGCGCAATCTGGCCGTGCTGGTGGAGGCGGCTGTGCGCAATACGATCCTGCAGTTGCGCGGCATTGATACCTTCAAGGAATTCCAGGACCGGCAGCGCCTTGCCATGCTTGAGGGCGACGACTGA
- the dapB gene encoding 4-hydroxy-tetrahydrodipicolinate reductase — translation MHDVATPPLRIAVAGSSGRMGRMLIEAIAATSDCRLAAAFDHAESPTIGQDAGSPLGFATGVTVTSDLDAGLQDAQCLIDFTRPEGTLNHLDMCLRHGVAMVIGTTGFDAPGLQRIRAASEQIPIVMAPNMSIGVNVVLKLLEQAGRALADGYDIEIIEAHHRHKVDAPSGTALKMGEVVAQAAGRNLERDAVWARHGHTGERQTGSIGFSVIRGGDIVGDHTVLFAGSGERIEITHKSSSRATYASGSLRAARFLAGKRSGLYDMQAVLGLTS, via the coding sequence ATGCACGACGTCGCGACGCCCCCCCTGCGAATCGCCGTCGCGGGTAGCAGCGGCCGCATGGGCCGCATGCTGATCGAAGCAATCGCTGCCACAAGCGACTGCCGACTTGCGGCGGCATTCGACCACGCCGAATCCCCGACTATCGGGCAGGACGCGGGCTCCCCTCTGGGGTTTGCCACTGGCGTGACCGTGACCAGCGACCTCGACGCAGGCTTGCAAGACGCCCAGTGCCTTATCGACTTCACCCGCCCCGAGGGCACGCTCAATCACCTGGATATGTGCCTGCGCCACGGCGTGGCCATGGTCATCGGCACCACCGGATTCGACGCGCCGGGGCTTCAGCGCATCCGTGCCGCGTCGGAACAGATTCCGATCGTCATGGCTCCCAATATGAGCATCGGCGTGAATGTCGTACTCAAGCTGCTTGAGCAGGCCGGCCGGGCTCTGGCTGACGGCTATGACATTGAGATTATCGAAGCGCACCACCGCCACAAGGTGGACGCGCCATCGGGCACGGCCCTCAAGATGGGCGAGGTCGTGGCGCAGGCAGCGGGTCGCAATCTGGAGCGCGATGCAGTTTGGGCTCGCCACGGTCACACCGGCGAGCGGCAGACAGGTTCCATCGGCTTTTCCGTCATTCGCGGGGGTGACATCGTGGGCGACCACACGGTTCTCTTCGCAGGCAGCGGGGAGCGCATCGAAATCACCCACAAGTCGAGCAGCCGCGCCACGTACGCCTCCGGTAGCCTGCGCGCTGCGCGCTTTCTGGCCGGCAAGCGCAGTGGCCTGTATGACATGCAAGCCGTGCTCGGTCTGACATCCTGA
- a CDS encoding MotA/TolQ/ExbB proton channel family protein has product MNGSIGGLAAFWAGGDALIHTVAALLLAMSMASWFVILWKSAMLTSATRRVPRAIAAFWAAPVRREAPAAALAADPQGLAARLADVAGRLPTSSDGTGWQSYPDRVRRELRSALNAASRQLHAGHVLLASVGSTAPFVGLFGTVWGIYHALTTIAATQQVSIDKVAGPVGETLIMTAAGLAVAIPAVLAYNALGKRARALDAELEGYALDLQHLLTGATDPDRGNTPP; this is encoded by the coding sequence ATGAATGGCAGTATCGGCGGTTTGGCAGCATTCTGGGCGGGTGGCGATGCGCTGATTCACACCGTCGCCGCACTGCTCCTGGCGATGTCCATGGCGAGCTGGTTCGTCATTTTGTGGAAGTCAGCCATGCTGACTTCCGCCACGCGCCGGGTACCGCGCGCCATAGCTGCATTCTGGGCGGCACCGGTGCGCCGCGAGGCCCCGGCCGCGGCGCTCGCTGCCGATCCACAAGGCCTCGCAGCACGGCTGGCCGACGTGGCCGGGCGGCTCCCAACAAGCTCCGATGGGACTGGCTGGCAAAGTTACCCCGACCGCGTGCGTCGCGAGCTTCGCAGCGCCTTGAATGCCGCCAGCCGCCAGCTACACGCAGGGCATGTGCTGCTGGCCAGCGTGGGCAGCACAGCTCCCTTCGTGGGCCTGTTTGGCACCGTCTGGGGCATCTACCATGCACTCACCACGATCGCGGCCACCCAGCAAGTCAGCATCGACAAGGTGGCCGGCCCCGTGGGCGAGACCCTGATCATGACGGCCGCTGGCTTGGCGGTGGCCATACCGGCTGTGCTTGCCTACAACGCACTGGGCAAGCGTGCACGCGCCCTTGACGCCGAACTGGAAGGCTACGCTCTGGACCTGCAGCACCTGCTCACGGGTGCAACCGATCCGGATCGCGGCAACACGCCGCCATGA
- a CDS encoding RNA-guided endonuclease TnpB family protein produces the protein MYPNVVQMARLEAWTRLHCELHNAALEERIDAWRKAKRSISYFDQQSVLPQIKADRPEFNELGSHALQQTLRKLDLAFAAFFRRVKAGQTPGFPGFKSSKRFSGFAHPDPAGWKLMQHGGSGATLRIGSGETAMSIRARGRHRFGGEAKPNDITLTRRNGQWFVSVTLRVPDATCARQRTADMRRGVDFGINDWARFDQGPLIANPRWVRDELPHLAVLQRQRARKRKGSLRHRRLGQRVARLHDRIGNLCRDFVHKETTTMVQQCAVVATEQLTPKTMSRSARGKGEAPGWRVWQKAGLNREILSAGFGMAHRMLAYKAEEAGTRLHLSHTRQLKPSQRCAACWELAPKTLAQRVHVCPHCGHTAPRDQNSAMVVLIDAHNTQDTPGTGVAARPKPLPRQRGKSRSVTRETPATTPCV, from the coding sequence CTGTACCCCAATGTCGTGCAGATGGCACGGTTGGAGGCTTGGACGCGCCTGCACTGCGAGCTACACAACGCGGCGCTGGAAGAACGCATCGACGCCTGGCGCAAGGCCAAGAGGTCGATCAGCTATTTCGATCAGCAAAGCGTCCTGCCGCAGATCAAGGCCGATCGGCCTGAGTTCAACGAACTCGGCAGTCACGCCTTGCAGCAGACGCTGCGCAAACTGGACCTTGCCTTTGCCGCATTTTTCCGCCGGGTCAAGGCCGGGCAGACGCCGGGCTTTCCGGGATTCAAATCCAGCAAGCGGTTCTCGGGCTTTGCCCATCCCGATCCCGCTGGATGGAAGCTCATGCAGCATGGTGGCAGTGGCGCAACCCTGCGCATCGGCAGTGGCGAGACCGCCATGTCCATCCGGGCGCGCGGACGGCACCGCTTCGGGGGTGAGGCCAAGCCCAACGACATCACCCTGACACGCCGCAACGGTCAGTGGTTTGTGTCGGTGACGCTGCGCGTGCCCGATGCGACCTGTGCGCGCCAGCGCACCGCCGACATGCGCCGTGGCGTGGATTTCGGGATCAACGACTGGGCCAGATTCGACCAGGGCCCGCTCATCGCGAACCCGCGCTGGGTGCGCGACGAACTGCCGCACCTTGCCGTGCTGCAGCGCCAGCGCGCCCGCAAACGCAAAGGTTCCCTTCGCCACCGGCGTCTGGGCCAGCGCGTTGCCAGACTGCACGACCGCATCGGCAACTTGTGCCGGGACTTCGTGCACAAGGAAACAACCACGATGGTGCAGCAATGCGCCGTTGTGGCGACGGAGCAACTGACTCCGAAGACCATGAGCCGCAGCGCACGCGGCAAGGGGGAAGCCCCGGGCTGGCGCGTGTGGCAGAAGGCCGGGCTCAACCGGGAGATTCTCTCGGCGGGGTTCGGCATGGCGCATCGGATGCTGGCGTACAAGGCGGAAGAAGCTGGTACGCGGCTGCATCTGAGCCATACGCGCCAGCTCAAACCGTCGCAGCGCTGCGCGGCGTGCTGGGAACTCGCTCCCAAGACGTTGGCGCAGCGTGTGCATGTGTGCCCGCACTGCGGGCACACGGCCCCGCGCGACCAGAACAGCGCAATGGTGGTTCTCATCGACGCGCACAACACGCAGGACACGCCTGGGACGGGCGTGGCGGCGAGACCCAAACCTCTGCCCCGGCAACGGGGCAAGTCCAGGTCTGTGACCCGCGAAACCCCCGCGACAACGCCATGCGTTTAG
- the lptE gene encoding LPS assembly lipoprotein LptE, with protein sequence MMQRWLRFGIPLLAALWLTGCGFHLRGSTNLAFSRLAVQGPNGPLLIELKRQIAATTATRITDDAKQAQAVFILLQDATSQVPMAYNADGTVAQYQLVETARFELLTPGGDVLISPTTITQTSSLSYSTSATLAKANEADLLYRGMRQDMVNRIMFQLAAVRPGRSGANAAASAP encoded by the coding sequence ATGATGCAACGCTGGCTTCGCTTTGGCATTCCCCTGCTCGCTGCACTGTGGCTCACCGGTTGCGGTTTTCACCTGCGAGGTTCCACCAACCTGGCCTTCTCGAGGCTTGCCGTGCAGGGTCCGAATGGGCCTTTGCTCATCGAGCTCAAGCGCCAGATCGCCGCGACGACGGCCACACGGATCACGGACGACGCCAAGCAGGCCCAGGCCGTATTCATACTTTTGCAGGACGCCACGTCGCAAGTGCCGATGGCCTACAACGCCGATGGCACCGTGGCGCAGTACCAGTTGGTGGAAACGGCGCGCTTCGAGCTTCTGACGCCAGGCGGGGACGTGCTGATCAGTCCGACCACGATCACCCAGACCAGTAGCCTGAGCTACAGCACATCCGCCACACTGGCAAAGGCCAATGAAGCTGACCTGCTTTACCGCGGAATGCGCCAGGACATGGTCAATCGAATCATGTTCCAGCTGGCCGCCGTTCGCCCCGGCCGTTCCGGGGCGAACGCGGCTGCCTCTGCCCCCTAG
- a CDS encoding PTS sugar transporter subunit IIA, translating to MNQLAQILPLAHVQLNVEASSKKRAFEFAGLLFENQLGLARAVVTDNLFARERLGSTGLGQGVAIPHGRIKGLKHPSAALVRLATPVPFEAPDNQPVQLLVFLLVPEAASGKHLEILSTIAEMLSDDGFRQRLLDAPDAPTMHRLVHEWATLQHAA from the coding sequence ATGAATCAATTGGCCCAGATTCTGCCGCTTGCGCATGTTCAGCTCAACGTGGAGGCCAGCAGTAAAAAGCGCGCGTTCGAGTTTGCGGGTCTGCTTTTTGAAAACCAACTGGGGCTGGCGCGCGCCGTCGTCACCGACAACTTGTTTGCGCGCGAACGACTTGGCTCCACCGGACTCGGTCAGGGTGTGGCCATTCCGCACGGCCGCATCAAAGGTCTGAAGCACCCCAGCGCCGCCCTCGTGCGCTTGGCGACTCCGGTACCGTTTGAGGCGCCCGACAACCAGCCCGTGCAGCTGTTGGTGTTCCTGCTTGTTCCCGAGGCTGCGTCGGGCAAGCACCTGGAAATCCTCTCAACCATCGCTGAGATGCTTTCGGACGATGGTTTTCGCCAGCGCTTGTTGGATGCGCCCGACGCGCCAACCATGCACCGCTTGGTACATGAGTGGGCCACCCTCCAACATGCGGCTTGA
- the leuS gene encoding leucine--tRNA ligase, whose protein sequence is MNEKYDAAAVENAAQTHWQTTDAYRVTETKPGTKTYACSMLPYPSGKLHMGHVRNYTINDMLVRHLRMTGHNVLMPMGWDAFGLPAENAAMKNKVPPAKWTYANIAYMKKQMQSMGLAIDWSREVATCSPEYYKWNQWLFLKMLERGIAERRTQVVNWDPVDQTVLANEQVIDGRGWRSGAVVEKREIPGYYLKITAYAEELLSAVADPTDPNFLDGWPERVRLMQENWIGKSEGVRFAFPHTICDAHGELIQQGRLYVFTTRADTIMGVTFCAVAPEHPLAAHAASSNAALAAFIARCQQGGSTEAELALKAKEGMPTGLAVTHPLTGSQVPVWVGNYVLMSYGDGAVMGVPGHDERDFAFAKKYGLPIKQVVDVEGETFSLESWAEWYADKQRGVCVHSDMLDGLPYKAAVNKVAELLAAKGLGEKKTTWRLRDWGISRQRYWGTPIPIIHCRTCGVVPVPEHDLPVVLPEDLIPDGSGNPLAKCEAFVHTPCPRCGQPAQRETDTMDTFVDSSWYFMRYTCADNHDAMVDQRTDYWMPMDQYIGGIEHAILHLLYARFWTKVMRDLDMVKVDEPFRRLLTQGMVLNHIYSRKTAQGGVEYFWPHEVENVLDAQGHIVGARLKHDGSVVDYAGVGTMSKSKNNGVDPQDLIDRFGADTARLFTMFAAPPEATLEWNDAAVEGAHRFLRRIWAFGAKLHGHCTDAPEPQDAARRLRREVHQTLQQVNFDYARMQYNTVVSGSMKLLNALEAAHSEQPGIRGELREGYGILLRVLYPATPHIAHVLWRELGFEAQHGDLLDAPWPRVDEAALVQDEIELVLQINGKLRGAIHVPAGADASAIEAAALGSPEFARHAEGRAAKKVVVVPGRLVNVVV, encoded by the coding sequence ATGAACGAGAAGTACGACGCTGCTGCGGTGGAAAATGCCGCGCAAACCCACTGGCAAACCACTGACGCCTACCGGGTGACTGAAACGAAGCCCGGCACGAAGACCTATGCCTGCTCCATGCTGCCCTATCCCTCGGGCAAGCTGCACATGGGGCATGTTCGCAACTACACCATCAATGACATGCTCGTGCGACACCTTCGCATGACCGGGCACAACGTGCTCATGCCCATGGGTTGGGATGCGTTTGGGCTGCCAGCCGAGAACGCAGCGATGAAAAACAAGGTGCCACCCGCAAAGTGGACCTACGCCAACATCGCGTACATGAAGAAGCAGATGCAGTCTATGGGACTGGCCATCGACTGGAGTCGGGAGGTGGCGACGTGTTCGCCCGAGTACTACAAATGGAACCAGTGGCTGTTCCTCAAGATGCTGGAAAGGGGTATCGCCGAGCGCCGCACGCAAGTTGTGAACTGGGATCCAGTCGACCAGACCGTCCTGGCGAATGAACAGGTCATCGACGGGCGAGGATGGCGCTCGGGTGCCGTCGTGGAAAAGCGGGAGATTCCCGGGTACTACCTCAAGATCACCGCCTACGCCGAGGAGCTGTTGTCCGCCGTGGCCGACCCGACGGACCCCAACTTCCTCGATGGCTGGCCCGAGCGGGTGCGCCTGATGCAGGAAAACTGGATCGGCAAGAGCGAAGGCGTGCGCTTCGCCTTTCCGCACACGATATGCGATGCGCATGGCGAACTGATCCAACAGGGGCGTTTGTATGTGTTCACCACGCGCGCCGACACCATCATGGGTGTGACCTTCTGTGCCGTTGCACCGGAGCATCCATTGGCAGCGCACGCGGCCTCGAGCAACGCGGCACTTGCCGCCTTTATTGCACGCTGCCAACAAGGCGGCTCGACCGAAGCCGAGCTCGCCCTGAAAGCCAAGGAGGGCATGCCCACCGGCCTGGCGGTGACGCACCCGCTCACGGGTTCGCAGGTGCCCGTCTGGGTCGGCAACTATGTCCTCATGAGCTATGGGGACGGTGCCGTGATGGGCGTGCCGGGGCACGACGAACGCGACTTCGCCTTCGCGAAGAAGTACGGCTTGCCCATCAAGCAAGTGGTGGACGTGGAAGGCGAGACGTTCTCGCTGGAGTCGTGGGCGGAGTGGTATGCCGACAAGCAGCGCGGTGTTTGCGTGCACTCGGACATGCTTGATGGACTGCCCTACAAGGCTGCCGTAAACAAGGTGGCCGAATTGCTTGCCGCCAAAGGTCTGGGCGAAAAGAAGACGACATGGCGGCTGCGCGACTGGGGCATTTCGCGTCAGCGCTACTGGGGCACGCCCATTCCGATCATTCATTGCAGGACCTGTGGCGTCGTGCCTGTGCCCGAACATGACTTGCCCGTTGTGTTGCCCGAAGACCTGATTCCGGACGGCAGCGGCAATCCACTGGCGAAATGCGAGGCATTCGTCCACACCCCTTGTCCCCGTTGCGGCCAGCCAGCCCAACGCGAGACTGACACGATGGACACTTTCGTCGATTCATCGTGGTATTTCATGCGCTACACCTGCGCCGACAATCACGACGCGATGGTCGATCAGCGCACCGATTACTGGATGCCAATGGACCAGTACATCGGGGGGATTGAGCATGCCATTTTGCACCTACTCTATGCGCGATTCTGGACCAAAGTTATGCGCGACCTGGACATGGTGAAGGTGGACGAGCCGTTCAGGCGCTTGCTCACCCAGGGCATGGTGCTCAACCACATCTATTCGCGCAAGACCGCGCAGGGCGGCGTTGAATATTTCTGGCCACACGAGGTGGAGAACGTTCTCGACGCGCAAGGGCACATCGTGGGGGCGAGGCTCAAGCATGATGGCTCGGTGGTGGATTACGCCGGCGTGGGCACAATGAGCAAGAGCAAGAACAACGGGGTGGACCCGCAGGATCTGATTGACCGCTTCGGCGCCGACACTGCCAGGCTGTTCACCATGTTCGCCGCCCCCCCGGAAGCCACGCTCGAGTGGAACGATGCCGCAGTCGAAGGCGCGCATCGGTTCCTGCGCCGGATTTGGGCTTTCGGCGCCAAGCTTCACGGCCATTGCACCGACGCTCCAGAGCCGCAAGACGCTGCGCGCAGGCTGCGCCGCGAGGTTCACCAGACGCTGCAGCAGGTCAATTTCGACTATGCCCGCATGCAATACAACACCGTCGTGTCGGGTTCGATGAAGCTGCTCAACGCCCTGGAGGCGGCCCACAGCGAGCAGCCCGGCATCCGCGGCGAGCTGCGCGAAGGCTACGGCATTCTTTTGCGCGTGCTCTACCCGGCGACGCCACACATCGCTCATGTGCTTTGGCGGGAACTCGGCTTTGAGGCACAGCACGGTGATCTGCTCGATGCGCCCTGGCCTCGGGTCGACGAAGCGGCTCTGGTGCAGGACGAAATTGAGCTCGTGCTGCAGATCAACGGCAAACTTCGCGGTGCCATCCATGTACCCGCGGGGGCCGACGCATCGGCCATTGAAGCGGCTGCGCTGGGCAGCCCCGAATTCGCACGCCACGCCGAAGGCCGGGCGGCGAAGAAAGTTGTCGTCGTGCCGGGTCGACTGGTCAATGTCGTCGTTTGA